In Cupriavidus basilensis, the following proteins share a genomic window:
- a CDS encoding arsenate reductase (azurin) small subunit: protein MSITRREFLKATGGAAAGIGVSGSLPTPAQAAPPPSDPGRTTLPFAPRVVAQIGQLRVNTPVSFLYPDASSPCVAIKMGMPVPGGVGPDRDVVAYSTLCTHMGCPVAYDAGARTFKCPCHFSIFDPEKSGQMVSGQATENLPMVQLQYNASDGTVKAVGVEGLIYGRQANLL from the coding sequence ATGTCCATCACGCGCAGAGAGTTCCTGAAGGCCACCGGCGGCGCGGCCGCCGGCATTGGTGTTTCTGGAAGCTTGCCCACCCCGGCGCAAGCTGCGCCACCCCCCAGCGATCCGGGCCGGACGACGCTGCCTTTCGCCCCTAGGGTGGTTGCGCAGATCGGACAGCTGCGGGTCAATACGCCGGTCAGTTTCCTCTACCCGGACGCGTCGTCGCCCTGCGTCGCCATCAAGATGGGAATGCCAGTGCCAGGCGGGGTTGGCCCCGACCGCGACGTGGTGGCCTACAGCACGCTCTGTACGCACATGGGCTGCCCGGTTGCCTACGACGCTGGCGCCCGCACCTTCAAGTGCCCCTGCCATTTCAGCATCTTCGACCCCGAGAAAAGCGGGCAGATGGTGTCGGGACAGGCAACCGAAAACCTGCCCATGGTCCAGTTGCAGTACAACGCCAGCGATGGCACGGTGAAAGCCGTCGGTGTCGAGGGGCTGATCTACGGGCGTCAAGCCAACCTGCTGTGA
- a CDS encoding acyclic terpene utilization AtuA family protein has translation MNKQSRQGKENVRIGGASGFWGDSAIGPVQLVDKGDIDYLVFDYLAELTMSLLAAARLKNPEAGYALDFVSGALRSVLKPAMEKGIRIVSNAGGVNPRACAAAVRKLAEELGVTVRVAVVDGDDLLPQLDALRAAGTRDMQSGAAMPARILTANAYLGAVPIRAALDAGADIVITGRCVDSAVTLGVLMHEFNWSPTDYDLLCAGSLAGHIIECGCQATGGLHTDWEQVPDWANIGYPVVTCRADGTFLVGKPPGTGGLVSPATVGEQMLYEIGDPAAYLLPDVICDFTGVTLRQAGPDLVEVRGAKGRPPTASYKVSATYADGYRCSAQLTIVGFDAVRKARRSGEAFLARTRGMLARAGQPDFTETRLDVLGTAAAFGPHVPQPALFEAVMWLAVTHPDKRALELFAREIAPAGTSWSPGTTGVGGRPSVSMAIKQFPFLVPKTRVQPAVWLDEQPVPLPATLACASDTPTGPVPAGRPARASTPSAAATEPAADWVDVPLIRLAYGRSGDKGDFSNIGIIARDAAYLPLIDAQLTEAAVAAFLAHNVKGRVTRYFLPGIGAFNFLCEQALGGGGMASLRNDPLGKGMGQVLLAMPVRVPPALARSLGA, from the coding sequence ATGAACAAGCAAAGTCGGCAGGGCAAGGAAAACGTGCGGATAGGCGGCGCCTCCGGTTTCTGGGGCGACAGCGCAATCGGCCCGGTCCAGCTGGTGGACAAGGGCGACATCGACTACCTGGTGTTCGACTACCTGGCTGAGCTCACCATGTCGCTGCTGGCGGCGGCGCGGCTGAAGAACCCGGAAGCCGGCTATGCGCTGGATTTTGTCAGCGGGGCCCTGCGCTCGGTGCTCAAGCCAGCCATGGAAAAGGGCATCCGCATCGTGAGCAATGCCGGTGGCGTGAATCCGCGGGCCTGCGCGGCGGCGGTGCGCAAGCTGGCCGAGGAACTCGGCGTGACGGTGCGGGTGGCGGTGGTCGATGGCGACGACCTGTTGCCGCAGCTCGACGCGCTGCGCGCGGCAGGCACGCGCGACATGCAGAGCGGCGCCGCGATGCCGGCCCGCATCCTGACGGCCAACGCTTACCTGGGCGCCGTGCCGATCCGGGCCGCGCTGGATGCCGGCGCGGATATCGTGATCACCGGGCGCTGCGTGGACAGCGCGGTGACGCTGGGCGTGCTGATGCACGAGTTCAACTGGAGCCCCACCGACTACGACCTGCTGTGCGCGGGCAGCCTGGCGGGGCACATCATCGAGTGCGGCTGCCAGGCCACCGGCGGCCTGCACACCGACTGGGAGCAGGTGCCGGACTGGGCCAATATCGGCTACCCGGTGGTGACCTGCCGGGCGGATGGCACCTTCCTGGTCGGCAAGCCGCCCGGCACCGGCGGGCTGGTCAGCCCCGCCACCGTCGGCGAGCAGATGCTGTACGAGATAGGCGATCCCGCTGCCTACCTGCTGCCTGACGTGATCTGCGATTTCACCGGCGTCACGCTGCGCCAGGCCGGGCCGGACCTGGTGGAAGTGCGGGGCGCCAAGGGTCGCCCGCCTACCGCCAGCTACAAGGTCTCGGCCACCTATGCCGACGGCTACCGCTGCTCGGCGCAACTGACCATCGTGGGCTTCGATGCCGTGCGCAAGGCGCGGCGCAGCGGCGAGGCCTTCCTGGCGCGCACGCGCGGCATGCTGGCACGGGCCGGGCAGCCGGATTTTACCGAGACCCGGCTGGACGTGCTGGGCACCGCCGCGGCCTTTGGCCCGCATGTGCCGCAACCGGCCTTGTTCGAGGCGGTGATGTGGCTGGCGGTGACGCATCCGGACAAGCGCGCACTGGAGTTGTTCGCGCGAGAGATCGCGCCGGCAGGCACTTCGTGGTCGCCCGGCACCACCGGGGTAGGCGGGCGGCCATCGGTCAGCATGGCCATCAAGCAGTTTCCCTTCCTGGTGCCAAAAACGCGGGTCCAGCCCGCCGTGTGGCTTGACGAGCAGCCGGTGCCGCTGCCCGCGACCTTGGCCTGCGCAAGCGATACGCCAACCGGCCCGGTGCCGGCGGGCAGGCCAGCCCGCGCCTCGACGCCTTCTGCGGCGGCCACTGAGCCTGCCGCAGACTGGGTCGATGTGCCGCTGATCCGGCTGGCGTACGGGCGTAGTGGCGACAAGGGCGACTTTTCCAACATCGGCATCATCGCGCGCGACGCCGCCTACCTGCCGCTGATCGACGCGCAGCTGACGGAGGCCGCCGTGGCCGCGTTCCTTGCGCACAACGTCAAGGGCAGGGTGACGCGTTACTTCCTGCCCGGCATCGGCGCCTTCAACTTCCTGTGCGAGCAGGCGCTGGGCGGCGGCGGCATGGCGTCGCTGCGCAACGATCCGCTGGGCAAGGGGATGGGCCAGGTCCTGCTGGCCATGCCGGTGCGGGTGCCGCCGGCGCTGGCGCGGTCACTGGGCGCCTGA
- a CDS encoding arsenate reductase (azurin) large subunit codes for MATNKDRVALPPVNAQRTNLTCHFCIVGCGYHVYKWPENIEGGRAPGQNALGLDFRKQLPALAVVMTPNMQNTVTDRDGQRHNIFIVPDKQCSVNQGLSSTRGGQLAKVMYNPDGVARARLRSPRVYMADQWVDTSWDDALALYASVTKRILDRDGPAALAFDCFDHGGAGGGFENTWGTGKLMFTALKTPLVRIHNRPAYNSECHATREMGIGELNNSYEDAELADVIMAIGCNSYETQTNYFLAHWLPNLQGQTMDKRKARFPGESIAAAKVIFVDPRRTTTIAVAEQAAGKDNVLHLDIEPGTDIALFDGLLTHVVDQGWHDQEFIAGYTKGFDAALRANRLSLEDTSRITGIPVDKLRRAAEWAYKPKASGHRPHTMHAYEKGIIWGNDNYLIQSALVDLVLATHNVGRRGTGVVRMGGHQEGYARPPYPGSTKIYVDQEIIHGKGLMYTAWGANPFQTTLNAQEHRAVILRRTAVVREAMARQRGATVPQMADAIYDAVKSKGGLFLTNINLYPTSLADAAHLMLPAAHPGEMHLTSMNGERRMRLSDKFMDPPGTARPDCLIAAGIANTLKRLYEAEGKGEMAARFGGFDWRTEEDAFNDGFRQAGQPGAVPIDSQGGKTGNLVTYERLRAMGNNGVQLPAKAYRNGQLAGTEMLYMDGKFDTPDGKAEFKPATWPGLPKPVAEQKAKYHFWINNGRVNEVWQTMYHDQFNEFVRARVPMAYLEIHPADAQALGVASGDVVEVYNDYGSTYALAYLEPDIKRNQTFMQFGHFNGVMGNVTTPWTDRNVVPYYKGTWADLRRVGSMQDFKDTVSFKRRRFDRA; via the coding sequence ATGGCAACCAACAAGGACCGGGTGGCCCTGCCACCCGTGAATGCGCAGCGGACCAACCTGACCTGCCATTTCTGCATCGTCGGGTGCGGCTATCACGTCTACAAATGGCCGGAGAACATCGAGGGCGGCCGAGCGCCCGGCCAGAACGCGCTCGGGCTGGACTTTCGCAAGCAACTGCCTGCGCTGGCGGTGGTGATGACGCCGAACATGCAGAACACCGTCACCGACCGGGACGGCCAGCGCCACAACATCTTCATCGTGCCCGACAAGCAATGCAGCGTGAACCAAGGCTTGTCGTCAACGCGAGGCGGTCAGTTGGCCAAGGTGATGTACAACCCGGACGGCGTGGCCAGGGCCCGCTTGCGCAGCCCGCGCGTCTATATGGCCGACCAATGGGTCGATACCAGCTGGGATGACGCGCTGGCCCTTTACGCCAGCGTAACCAAGCGGATCCTGGATCGCGACGGGCCCGCAGCGCTGGCGTTCGATTGCTTTGACCACGGTGGCGCGGGCGGCGGCTTCGAGAACACCTGGGGCACCGGCAAGCTGATGTTCACGGCGCTCAAGACGCCTCTGGTCCGGATCCACAATCGGCCGGCCTACAACTCCGAATGCCATGCCACCCGCGAAATGGGCATCGGCGAACTCAACAACAGCTATGAGGATGCCGAACTCGCCGATGTGATCATGGCAATCGGCTGCAACTCCTACGAGACCCAGACCAACTACTTCCTGGCGCACTGGCTGCCGAATCTGCAGGGCCAGACCATGGACAAGCGCAAGGCGCGCTTCCCGGGCGAAAGCATCGCCGCGGCCAAGGTGATTTTCGTGGACCCGCGCCGCACCACCACGATCGCGGTGGCGGAGCAGGCGGCCGGCAAGGACAACGTGCTGCACCTCGATATCGAGCCCGGCACCGACATTGCCCTGTTCGATGGGTTGCTGACCCATGTGGTCGACCAGGGCTGGCACGATCAGGAATTCATCGCGGGCTATACCAAGGGATTCGATGCGGCGCTGCGCGCGAACCGGTTGTCGCTGGAAGACACCAGCCGCATTACCGGCATCCCGGTCGACAAGCTCAGGCGCGCGGCCGAGTGGGCCTACAAGCCAAAGGCGTCCGGCCACCGGCCGCATACGATGCATGCCTACGAGAAGGGCATCATCTGGGGCAACGACAACTACCTCATCCAGTCCGCGCTGGTGGACCTGGTCCTGGCCACGCACAACGTCGGCCGGCGCGGCACGGGCGTGGTGCGCATGGGCGGGCACCAGGAGGGTTATGCCAGGCCACCCTATCCTGGCAGCACGAAGATTTATGTGGACCAGGAGATCATCCACGGCAAGGGGCTGATGTACACGGCGTGGGGCGCCAATCCGTTCCAGACCACACTCAATGCGCAGGAGCACCGCGCCGTGATCCTGCGGCGCACCGCGGTTGTGCGAGAGGCGATGGCACGCCAGCGCGGGGCCACCGTGCCGCAGATGGCGGATGCGATCTACGATGCTGTGAAGAGCAAGGGCGGGCTGTTCCTGACCAACATCAACCTGTATCCCACCAGCCTGGCTGACGCCGCCCACCTGATGCTGCCGGCCGCGCATCCGGGCGAGATGCACCTGACGTCGATGAACGGCGAGCGCCGGATGCGCTTGTCGGACAAGTTCATGGATCCACCGGGCACCGCGCGCCCGGACTGCCTGATCGCCGCCGGTATTGCCAATACGCTCAAGCGCTTGTACGAGGCCGAGGGCAAGGGCGAGATGGCCGCGCGCTTTGGCGGCTTCGACTGGCGGACCGAAGAGGATGCCTTCAATGACGGCTTCCGTCAGGCGGGCCAGCCCGGCGCCGTCCCGATCGATAGCCAGGGCGGCAAGACCGGCAACCTGGTCACATACGAGCGCCTGCGTGCGATGGGCAACAACGGCGTGCAGCTGCCTGCGAAGGCGTACCGCAACGGCCAGTTGGCCGGGACCGAAATGCTCTACATGGACGGCAAGTTCGATACGCCCGATGGCAAGGCCGAGTTCAAGCCGGCGACCTGGCCCGGGCTGCCGAAGCCTGTCGCCGAGCAGAAGGCCAAGTATCACTTCTGGATCAACAACGGCCGGGTCAACGAAGTGTGGCAGACGATGTACCACGACCAGTTCAACGAATTCGTGCGTGCGCGGGTGCCCATGGCCTATCTCGAGATCCATCCAGCGGACGCGCAAGCGCTGGGCGTGGCCTCCGGCGATGTGGTCGAAGTCTATAACGACTACGGTTCCACCTATGCCCTTGCCTACCTGGAGCCAGACATCAAACGCAACCAGACCTTCATGCAGTTTGGTCATTTCAACGGGGTCATGGGCAACGTGACCACGCCGTGGACCGACCGCAATGTGGTGCCGTACTACAAGGGCACCTGGGCGGACCTGCGCCGCGTTGGCAGCATGCAGGACTTCAAGGACACCGTCAGCTTCAAGCGGCGGCGGTTTGACCGCGCCTAG
- a CDS encoding ArsR/SmtB family transcription factor encodes MEENEAIRSLAALAHGLRLQVFRLLVVAGPSGLTPGAMTEQIGVPGATLSFHLKELMNASLITQEREGRHLIYRAAFEHMNDLLGFLTANCCQGEACFDNTAATVCAC; translated from the coding sequence ATGGAAGAAAACGAAGCAATCCGCTCTCTCGCCGCCCTGGCCCATGGCCTGCGGCTACAGGTTTTCCGCTTGCTGGTGGTGGCCGGGCCATCCGGGTTGACGCCCGGCGCGATGACCGAACAGATCGGGGTGCCCGGTGCGACGTTGTCCTTCCACCTGAAGGAATTGATGAATGCCAGTCTGATCACGCAAGAGCGTGAAGGCCGGCATCTGATCTATCGCGCAGCGTTTGAGCACATGAACGACCTGCTTGGCTTCCTGACAGCCAACTGCTGCCAAGGGGAGGCCTGTTTCGACAATACCGCCGCCACCGTTTGTGCGTGTTAA
- the chrA gene encoding chromate efflux transporter produces MLATENEVKRDRDAIANAWAVLLAFLRLGLTSFGGPIAHLGYFREEFVTRRRWLSERSYADLVALCQFLPGPASSQVGMAIGLSRAGFMGAVAAWVGFTLPSAVALVLFALSISTWGDVIPAGALHGLKVVAVAVVAQAVWGMARSLCTDTTRITIAAFSACIAQLWPNAWGQVGVIAASAVVGLAMFKPARDVTHDPLPISISRRVGGLLLGAFFILLAGLPLAVQAWPNQTLAVAGAFYRAGSLVFGGGHVVLPLLQAAVVPSGWVTNDTFLAGYGAAQAVPGPLFTFAAFLGASMTVAPSGWIGALVCLVAIFVPSFLLVAGTLPFWEQLRRNVRTQAALAGVNAGVVGLLLAALYHPVWTSAVHGPADFGLAVIAFVALMFWKLPPWLVVICSGAAGWLLSVAL; encoded by the coding sequence ATGCTAGCCACCGAGAATGAGGTCAAGAGGGATAGGGATGCCATTGCCAATGCCTGGGCGGTGCTTCTCGCTTTCCTCCGGCTGGGCCTGACTTCCTTTGGGGGGCCGATTGCCCACCTAGGCTACTTCCGAGAGGAATTCGTCACGCGTCGACGCTGGCTGAGCGAGCGCAGCTATGCGGATCTGGTTGCCCTCTGCCAGTTTTTGCCCGGTCCCGCCAGCAGCCAGGTTGGCATGGCGATAGGCTTGTCGCGCGCCGGCTTCATGGGCGCGGTGGCGGCCTGGGTCGGGTTCACGTTGCCGTCCGCAGTGGCCCTGGTGCTGTTCGCTCTGAGCATTTCGACGTGGGGCGATGTGATACCGGCCGGTGCGTTGCATGGCCTGAAGGTGGTGGCCGTGGCCGTGGTCGCGCAGGCCGTCTGGGGCATGGCCCGCAGTCTCTGCACGGACACTACCCGTATCACCATTGCGGCGTTCTCCGCCTGCATCGCGCAGCTTTGGCCGAATGCGTGGGGACAGGTCGGCGTGATCGCTGCGTCCGCCGTGGTGGGCCTGGCGATGTTCAAGCCAGCCCGCGATGTAACCCACGATCCGCTTCCGATCTCAATCAGCCGGCGTGTCGGGGGCTTGCTGCTGGGCGCCTTTTTCATCCTGCTGGCGGGCCTGCCCCTGGCCGTGCAGGCGTGGCCCAATCAGACTCTGGCTGTAGCGGGTGCATTCTATCGTGCGGGATCGCTGGTCTTTGGCGGGGGGCACGTGGTGCTGCCGCTCTTGCAAGCCGCGGTGGTGCCCAGCGGCTGGGTAACGAATGACACCTTCCTGGCGGGCTACGGCGCAGCGCAGGCGGTGCCGGGGCCGCTATTCACGTTTGCAGCGTTTCTCGGCGCGTCCATGACGGTTGCGCCGAGCGGATGGATCGGTGCGCTGGTGTGCCTGGTGGCTATTTTTGTCCCGTCGTTTCTATTGGTAGCCGGCACGTTGCCGTTCTGGGAGCAGCTGCGCCGCAACGTGCGCACGCAGGCGGCGCTTGCCGGCGTGAACGCGGGTGTGGTCGGGTTATTGCTGGCCGCGCTCTATCATCCCGTCTGGACCAGCGCCGTGCACGGGCCCGCAGACTTCGGACTCGCGGTGATCGCGTTCGTGGCGCTCATGTTCTGGAAGCTTCCGCCGTGGCTGGTTGTCATTTGCAGCGGAGCCGCCGGGTGGCTGCTGAGCGTGGCCCTTTAA
- a CDS encoding AraC family transcriptional regulator, with translation MWIDPDRVLYVGLLGAPSVRSIGAILLYVALDAPFRLSVADGEWETAEIAFVPPYAAHRIASDSRSLCGFLIEPETVDMSRLPLPLRGPGGALAAPRMAQHARDLIAQLRGMRRPELGAGLLDALLLGEPLAPRSLDPRIDAAVRQIKADPGGRSAASDHARDANLSFSRFLHLFKEEVGTPFRTFRTWKRARSLLHYVTQQANLAEVALDTGYPDSTHFSHSIRRVYGLKPRDIFAGSRKLALHGLPPMTAYRPA, from the coding sequence ATGTGGATCGACCCCGACCGCGTGCTCTACGTCGGGCTGCTCGGCGCGCCGTCGGTGCGCTCCATCGGCGCCATCCTGCTTTATGTGGCGCTGGACGCGCCGTTTCGCCTGAGCGTGGCGGATGGCGAGTGGGAAACCGCCGAGATCGCCTTCGTGCCGCCCTACGCCGCGCACCGCATCGCCTCCGACAGCCGCAGCCTGTGCGGCTTCCTGATCGAGCCCGAGACCGTCGATATGTCCCGCTTGCCACTGCCGCTGCGCGGTCCGGGCGGCGCGCTGGCAGCGCCGCGGATGGCGCAGCATGCACGCGACCTGATCGCTCAGCTGCGCGGCATGCGGCGGCCAGAGCTGGGCGCCGGGCTGCTCGATGCGCTGTTGCTGGGCGAGCCGCTGGCGCCGCGCTCGCTCGATCCGCGCATCGATGCGGCGGTGCGCCAGATCAAGGCCGACCCGGGTGGGCGTAGCGCCGCCAGCGACCATGCGCGCGACGCCAACTTGTCGTTTTCCCGCTTCCTGCACCTGTTCAAGGAGGAGGTCGGCACGCCGTTCCGCACATTCCGCACCTGGAAGCGCGCCCGCAGCCTGCTGCACTACGTCACCCAGCAGGCCAACCTGGCCGAGGTCGCGCTGGATACCGGCTATCCGGATTCCACGCACTTCAGCCACTCCATCCGCCGCGTGTACGGGCTCAAGCCGCGTGATATCTTTGCGGGTTCGCGCAAGCTCGCGCTGCATGGCCTGCCGCCAATGACTGCCTATCGCCCCGCGTAG
- a CDS encoding ArsI/CadI family heavy metal resistance metalloenzyme yields MKRFHVHLNVQDLGKSIAFYSKLFAAAPTRVESDYAKWMLEDPRVNFAISTRGGESGVDHLGFQTDNAEELVALKDRAEAADMALLDEGQTTCCYARSEKHWVTDPQGIAWEHFHTLGNVPVFGESRPAESANADSACCAPRAPQGKPIGIAVKSNASCC; encoded by the coding sequence ATGAAGCGCTTTCACGTCCACCTCAACGTCCAGGACCTCGGCAAGAGCATTGCCTTCTACTCGAAGCTGTTCGCGGCCGCGCCCACGCGGGTCGAGAGCGACTACGCGAAGTGGATGCTAGAGGATCCGCGAGTGAACTTCGCCATCTCCACCCGTGGCGGTGAGTCTGGCGTGGATCACCTGGGATTCCAGACCGACAACGCGGAGGAACTGGTGGCGCTGAAAGACCGTGCGGAAGCTGCCGATATGGCGCTGCTTGATGAAGGGCAGACGACCTGCTGCTACGCACGTAGCGAGAAGCACTGGGTTACGGATCCGCAAGGCATCGCGTGGGAGCATTTCCACACGCTCGGGAATGTGCCGGTGTTCGGTGAAAGCCGGCCCGCGGAGTCCGCGAACGCAGACTCGGCATGTTGCGCGCCGCGCGCCCCGCAGGGCAAGCCGATCGGCATCGCCGTGAAATCCAACGCATCGTGCTGCTGA
- a CDS encoding fatty acid--CoA ligase → MSHVLTLGDTLSWPARYLPRKIALVAGVGPSRRTWTYAELDAQVNRHAHALLSIGVGHGDVVAAFLYNTPAFVFSMLAAARVGAIFNPINYRLAAQELAFILEDGKASALLFEQEGCAVVEKAAELAPGTTRWIYADPEPAPAFATHHLATLAAGQPQDAPGIAVDENDPCILMYTSGTTGRPKGVLHTHRSKLAHNAMMHQAMTLSREDVGLSIAPLNHTAELHTSFLPRLQLGATQVLQRRFDAGEAWQLVEAENVTHFFAAPTMVGMMLNHPDAHTRDVSSLRLVEYGGASMAPHLIREWDRVVGAGLVQVYGTTEMGPCMSVLYPHEQLSHAGSAGLPSLNHDLVVAVLREDDAPTDPARPCAPGEVGEILVRGPCMMAGYLNRPDANARALAHGWYHTGDLGSLDEDGYLWVRDRIDYMINSGAENVYPREVEDALIEHAAVLEVAVIGEADATWGQVVGAYVVLKPGAQATAALLDGFLVHGDRLAAYKRPRRYHFVDALPKTTSGKIQKHLLRRT, encoded by the coding sequence TTGAGTCACGTCCTTACGCTGGGCGACACCCTTTCCTGGCCCGCGCGCTACCTGCCACGCAAGATCGCGCTGGTCGCCGGCGTGGGGCCAAGCCGCCGCACCTGGACCTATGCCGAGCTGGATGCGCAGGTGAATCGCCACGCCCATGCGCTGCTGTCGATCGGCGTAGGCCATGGCGATGTGGTTGCGGCCTTCCTCTACAACACGCCAGCCTTTGTCTTCAGCATGCTGGCTGCGGCCCGCGTGGGCGCGATCTTCAATCCGATCAACTACCGGCTGGCCGCCCAGGAACTGGCCTTCATCCTGGAGGATGGCAAGGCCAGCGCCCTGCTGTTCGAGCAGGAAGGCTGCGCCGTGGTGGAAAAAGCCGCCGAGCTGGCCCCGGGCACAACACGCTGGATCTATGCGGACCCCGAGCCGGCACCGGCCTTTGCCACGCACCACCTGGCCACGCTGGCCGCGGGGCAGCCGCAAGACGCGCCAGGCATCGCCGTGGACGAAAACGATCCCTGCATCCTGATGTACACCAGCGGCACCACCGGCCGCCCCAAGGGCGTGCTGCACACGCATCGCAGCAAGCTCGCGCACAACGCGATGATGCATCAGGCCATGACGCTCTCGCGCGAGGACGTGGGCTTGTCGATTGCGCCGCTGAACCACACGGCGGAGCTGCACACCAGCTTCCTGCCGCGCCTGCAGCTGGGCGCCACGCAGGTGCTGCAGCGGCGCTTCGATGCCGGCGAGGCCTGGCAACTGGTCGAAGCCGAGAACGTCACGCACTTCTTCGCCGCGCCGACCATGGTCGGCATGATGCTCAACCACCCGGACGCCCACACGCGCGATGTGTCGTCGCTGCGGCTGGTGGAGTACGGCGGCGCATCGATGGCGCCGCACCTGATCCGCGAGTGGGATCGCGTGGTTGGCGCGGGCTTGGTGCAGGTGTATGGCACCACCGAGATGGGGCCCTGCATGTCCGTGCTGTATCCGCATGAGCAGCTCAGCCACGCCGGCTCGGCCGGCCTGCCCTCGCTCAATCACGACCTGGTGGTTGCGGTGCTGCGCGAGGACGACGCCCCGACCGATCCGGCCCGGCCTTGCGCACCCGGAGAAGTTGGCGAGATCCTGGTGCGCGGCCCGTGCATGATGGCCGGCTACCTGAACCGCCCGGACGCCAATGCGCGCGCCCTGGCCCATGGCTGGTACCACACCGGCGACCTCGGCAGCCTGGACGAGGACGGCTACCTGTGGGTACGCGATCGCATCGACTACATGATCAATTCGGGCGCCGAGAATGTGTATCCGCGGGAAGTCGAGGATGCGCTGATCGAACACGCCGCCGTGCTGGAAGTGGCGGTCATCGGCGAGGCGGATGCTACCTGGGGACAGGTTGTCGGCGCCTATGTGGTGCTCAAGCCCGGAGCGCAAGCTACCGCGGCACTGCTCGACGGCTTCCTGGTGCATGGTGACCGGCTGGCCGCCTACAAGCGGCCGCGCCGGTATCACTTCGTCGATGCGCTGCCAAAGACCACAAGCGGGAAAATCCAGAAACACTTGCTGCGGAGGACATAA
- a CDS encoding arsenate reductase ArsC, with translation MTTNVLILCTHNSARSVLSEGMLNHLAKQLDRDVRAYSAGSAPSGRINPFALEALSQAGVDVEGYRSKSWDEFVGDDAPKMDIVITVCDSAAAEACPYWPGSPVKMHWGYADPSHAQGGDDAKHLAFELTRQAIGYRMLQLLMLPLEAMSNAQLQEALTKIARS, from the coding sequence ATGACGACCAACGTTCTGATTCTTTGCACCCACAATTCGGCTCGCAGCGTGTTGAGCGAGGGCATGCTCAACCATCTGGCAAAACAGCTTGATAGGGATGTCCGGGCCTATAGCGCCGGCAGCGCGCCAAGCGGCCGCATCAACCCGTTTGCGCTCGAAGCGCTGAGCCAGGCCGGCGTCGATGTGGAGGGCTATCGCAGCAAGAGCTGGGACGAGTTCGTCGGCGACGATGCACCCAAGATGGATATTGTGATCACCGTCTGCGATAGCGCCGCGGCCGAGGCGTGCCCATACTGGCCGGGCAGCCCGGTCAAGATGCACTGGGGGTATGCCGACCCCTCGCACGCGCAGGGCGGTGACGACGCAAAGCACCTTGCGTTCGAGCTGACGCGGCAGGCGATCGGCTACCGCATGCTGCAACTGCTCATGCTGCCGCTTGAGGCAATGAGCAATGCGCAACTGCAGGAAGCCTTGACCAAGATAGCGCGGAGCTAA
- a CDS encoding TIGR03084 family metal-binding protein, producing the protein MKATCQDLLDEYRELAALCATLTAAQWREPSAFHDWSAWDEIAHLCYFDQTALQAANDPQAFLRDAQALNALMAGGGHISAVARDTYGHLDGPALLAYWQPLYEQLVRTLAALDPKARLPWYGPPMSARSFATARLMETWAHGQDVWDTAGRARAPTARLKHVAHIGATTYGWTFVNRGEPVPGLAPYIALSAPDGSEWTWNEPQQDNYVRGSAEDFCLLVTQRRHLDDTRLQYSAGPARQWLAQAQCFAGPPANGPAAGTRVLRMASAG; encoded by the coding sequence ATGAAAGCAACCTGTCAGGACCTGCTGGACGAATACCGCGAGCTGGCCGCCCTTTGCGCCACGCTCACCGCCGCGCAATGGCGCGAGCCGAGCGCTTTCCATGACTGGAGCGCCTGGGACGAGATCGCCCACCTGTGCTACTTCGACCAGACCGCGCTGCAGGCTGCCAACGACCCGCAAGCCTTCCTGCGCGACGCGCAAGCGCTCAACGCGCTGATGGCAGGAGGCGGGCATATCAGCGCCGTGGCGCGCGATACCTATGGCCACCTGGACGGCCCCGCCTTGCTGGCGTACTGGCAGCCACTGTACGAGCAACTGGTGCGCACGCTGGCCGCGCTCGACCCCAAGGCCCGCCTGCCCTGGTACGGTCCACCCATGAGCGCCCGCAGCTTTGCCACCGCGCGGCTGATGGAGACCTGGGCCCATGGCCAGGACGTCTGGGATACGGCAGGCCGGGCCCGCGCGCCCACAGCCCGCCTCAAGCACGTCGCGCATATCGGCGCCACCACCTACGGCTGGACCTTCGTCAACCGCGGCGAGCCGGTGCCGGGGCTCGCGCCTTATATCGCGCTGAGCGCGCCCGACGGCAGCGAGTGGACCTGGAACGAACCGCAGCAGGACAACTACGTGCGCGGCAGCGCCGAAGATTTCTGCCTGCTGGTCACGCAGCGCCGCCATCTGGACGATACCCGCCTGCAATATAGCGCCGGGCCGGCCCGGCAATGGCTGGCGCAGGCCCAGTGCTTTGCCGGGCCGCCCGCCAACGGGCCGGCTGCCGGCACGCGCGTGTTGCGCATGGCTTCGGCAGGGTGA